The following coding sequences are from one Bacteroidales bacterium WCE2008 window:
- a CDS encoding Putative hemolysin: MALLDDNQMRSISPFFGTPFGRFAGDVLKRLLALDDFIDTYETSAEGGAIGPDFAYNVMKVTGADYMVSGFDTLRKLAGGPFITISNHPYGGVDGLINVDLVGHLYQDYKVIVNKILGYLEAMGPSFIEVTPTGEERTAPTKDSISGIRLALQHLHEGHPLGIFPSGAVSDLSLRDRCIRDREWQDAIIRVIKKARVPVVPIRYFDGNSLFYYLLGLISWKIRILRLPKEVINKGGKTIRVGIGDIISVEEQEKYTDINEFRDFLRHSVYDMPLPDNFVKRSELII; this comes from the coding sequence ATGGCACTGCTTGACGACAATCAGATGAGGAGCATCTCCCCTTTCTTCGGTACTCCATTCGGCAGATTTGCCGGAGACGTGCTGAAAAGGCTGCTTGCCCTCGACGACTTCATAGACACATACGAGACCAGCGCTGAAGGCGGAGCCATAGGCCCGGACTTCGCATACAATGTGATGAAAGTGACCGGCGCCGATTACATGGTCAGCGGTTTCGATACTCTCAGGAAACTCGCCGGAGGCCCGTTCATAACGATCAGCAACCATCCATACGGAGGGGTTGACGGGCTTATAAACGTGGATCTGGTAGGTCATCTCTATCAGGACTACAAGGTCATAGTCAACAAGATACTTGGATATCTGGAGGCAATGGGGCCGAGTTTCATAGAGGTCACTCCTACCGGAGAAGAACGCACTGCCCCTACAAAGGACAGCATCTCGGGCATAAGACTCGCCCTCCAGCATCTCCACGAAGGCCACCCTCTCGGGATATTTCCTTCGGGAGCCGTATCTGACCTCAGCCTCAGGGACAGATGCATCCGCGACAGGGAGTGGCAGGACGCCATTATCAGAGTCATCAAAAAGGCCAGGGTCCCTGTTGTCCCAATACGCTACTTTGACGGAAATTCCCTGTTCTATTACCTTCTGGGGCTTATCAGCTGGAAAATACGTATCCTCAGGCTTCCGAAGGAGGTCATCAACAAAGGCGGAAAGACAATCCGCGTCGGGATAGGCGACATCATTTCCGTAGAAGAGCAGGAAAAATATACGGACATCAATGAATTCAGGGATTTCCTGAGGCATTCCGTCTATGACATGCCTCTTCCGGACAACTTCGTCAAGAGAAGCGAGCTCATAATATGA
- a CDS encoding CarboxypepD_reg-like domain-containing protein has product MKLRLLFLFFLASSLAYAQDAVSELAFVVSGTVKDASDGAVIENVSVSVPGTSLATVTNSDGFYRLKSSSPIEAVVFSCLGYGAVRLPVSGDVADVSLHQVAFTLDEAHIISMDPHDLVNEAIDRIRDNYSNETDYFNCFYRETVQKRSRYISIVEAVTDMTKSSYRRLFSSDRVAVRKSRTLLSPRAKDTLSVKVLGGPLQPVDLDAVKDEHVVFNDLEYCRLTMLQPVYIGDRMQFVVQMEPAADLDYPLYYGRLYIDCVNYAFTRMELSLDMSDPGKATRSILVSKPSGLRFKPKGLDLVLSYREEGGAYRLSYLKTEFRFNCDWKRRLFATSFRAVNEMVVTGRVSDPEARIDRKSALKSRDALQDIAEDFADPDFWKDYNIIEPSESLENAIAKLRKK; this is encoded by the coding sequence ATGAAACTGAGACTGTTATTTCTTTTCTTCCTGGCTTCATCTTTAGCATATGCCCAGGATGCCGTATCTGAGCTTGCTTTCGTGGTAAGCGGTACTGTAAAGGACGCCTCAGACGGGGCTGTGATAGAGAATGTCTCTGTATCTGTCCCAGGGACCAGTCTTGCTACCGTCACCAATTCTGACGGATTCTACAGGCTTAAGTCTTCTTCTCCTATTGAAGCTGTCGTCTTCTCATGTCTCGGTTATGGGGCTGTGCGATTGCCTGTCTCCGGAGATGTGGCCGATGTCTCTCTGCATCAGGTTGCTTTTACCCTTGACGAGGCCCATATAATTTCCATGGATCCGCATGATCTCGTGAACGAGGCAATCGACAGGATAAGGGATAATTACAGCAACGAAACAGACTACTTCAATTGTTTTTACAGGGAAACTGTCCAGAAACGTTCCCGCTATATCAGTATTGTAGAGGCCGTGACCGATATGACCAAGAGCTCGTACCGAAGACTGTTCTCGTCTGACAGGGTGGCTGTCCGTAAAAGCCGTACGCTTCTCAGCCCCAGGGCAAAGGATACGCTGTCCGTCAAGGTCCTCGGCGGTCCTCTCCAGCCTGTCGACCTGGATGCCGTGAAGGATGAGCACGTGGTGTTCAACGATCTGGAGTACTGTCGGCTGACTATGCTGCAGCCTGTCTATATCGGAGACAGAATGCAGTTCGTCGTACAGATGGAGCCGGCGGCAGATCTGGATTATCCGTTGTATTATGGCCGTCTCTATATAGATTGCGTGAATTATGCATTTACCAGAATGGAACTATCACTGGATATGTCCGATCCCGGAAAAGCCACGCGCAGTATTCTTGTCAGCAAGCCTTCCGGCCTCCGTTTCAAGCCTAAAGGACTGGATCTTGTGCTGAGCTACAGGGAAGAAGGAGGAGCGTACAGACTGAGTTATTTGAAGACCGAATTCCGTTTTAACTGCGACTGGAAAAGAAGGTTGTTCGCAACATCCTTCAGGGCTGTCAACGAAATGGTCGTGACGGGACGTGTCTCCGATCCGGAAGCCCGTATAGACAGAAAGAGCGCCCTCAAATCGAGAGACGCTCTTCAGGATATCGCGGAAGATTTTGCCGATCCGGATTTCTGGAAGGACTACAATATAATAGAACCTTCGGAATCGCTTGAGAATGCTATCGCCAAACTCCGCAAGAAATGA
- a CDS encoding iron complex outermembrane recepter protein, which yields MKRIIVSALLLCGFLSFLYAQTDTLQLDATTVVAHKEDRQIKSTSLVADVVSSAFLEKNFTGNIIQSIGKLPGIQSMDIGSGFSKPMIRGMGFNRIAVAESGIKQEGQQWGADHGLEIDAFNVEGIRVLKGPASLLYGSDAMGGVIEIQPVSFKPQECRYAEVSLLGKSVNAGLGLSAMAGFSGRRWMVQARFSEQHFGDYRVPTDSIVYLTQILPIYGRKLKNTAGYDRSGSITAGFRSGIYKAFLTVSDAFEKTGFFEGAHGVPDKTRLYDDGDSRNIGLPFSKVNHLKISTRQQINPGASIITVDLAYQNNDRSEWSSFHTHYGTQPRPAKNPDKEHAFVLHTLSGSVSWRIMHTARFEETFGMSGTWQENTISGYGFLLPEYRRNTAGAVWTATYKPDSRWTVTGGVRYDIGNIDIEGHFDPYLDAYLREHSTMSPAEIESYSNVSRAVDRSMGDYSASLGAIWTPRTGHTVKLNVGRCFRLPGANELSANGVHHGTFRHEQGDPKLNPEHGWQGDLSYRIEWSGFHVEVSGFASLYGNYIYLDPTGEWSVLPHAGQIYRYSQTEAEFLGGEIDAVLPICNGLDYSLSGEYVYTYNRNSSTALSFSPPATITNAITWHNRIADITAEMRTIAAQDRVSHNEQKTPGASVFGISVNREIGFGPVEAVISLSANNLLDKKYYNHLSFYRKIEVPEPGRNIQLSVKFRFNKNNYEKN from the coding sequence ATGAAAAGGATTATTGTATCTGCGCTATTGCTGTGCGGATTTCTGTCCTTTCTGTACGCCCAGACCGATACGCTTCAGCTTGACGCGACGACAGTTGTAGCGCATAAGGAGGACAGGCAGATAAAAAGTACTTCTCTGGTAGCCGACGTAGTTTCGTCAGCTTTCCTTGAGAAGAACTTCACGGGCAACATCATACAGAGTATAGGAAAACTCCCCGGAATCCAGTCAATGGATATCGGGTCAGGATTCTCTAAACCTATGATCCGTGGGATGGGATTCAACCGAATAGCAGTGGCAGAATCCGGAATAAAGCAGGAAGGTCAGCAATGGGGTGCGGACCACGGACTGGAGATCGACGCTTTCAACGTCGAAGGGATCCGCGTACTCAAGGGCCCGGCTTCCCTGCTCTATGGCAGCGATGCCATGGGCGGAGTCATAGAGATACAGCCTGTCTCCTTCAAGCCGCAGGAATGCCGATACGCCGAAGTCTCCCTGCTCGGCAAATCAGTCAACGCAGGTCTTGGACTTTCGGCAATGGCAGGATTCAGCGGACGCCGATGGATGGTCCAGGCGCGGTTTTCAGAGCAGCATTTCGGGGATTACAGAGTCCCGACAGACAGCATTGTCTATCTCACCCAGATTCTGCCGATCTACGGAAGAAAGCTCAAGAATACCGCAGGCTACGACCGCAGCGGAAGCATTACAGCAGGATTCCGGTCTGGAATCTACAAGGCATTCCTCACCGTCAGCGACGCATTCGAAAAGACCGGCTTCTTTGAAGGAGCCCACGGGGTACCGGACAAGACCAGACTATACGACGACGGTGACAGCCGCAACATAGGACTTCCATTCAGCAAGGTCAACCACCTCAAGATATCGACCCGCCAGCAGATAAACCCGGGCGCTTCGATCATTACGGTGGATCTGGCCTATCAGAACAACGACCGTTCCGAATGGAGTTCGTTCCACACCCATTACGGCACTCAGCCGAGACCGGCAAAGAATCCGGACAAGGAACACGCGTTCGTCCTGCACACTCTTTCGGGATCAGTCTCATGGAGAATCATGCATACGGCAAGATTCGAGGAGACCTTCGGAATGAGCGGGACCTGGCAGGAGAACACGATTTCCGGATACGGTTTTCTGCTGCCGGAATACCGGAGGAATACCGCCGGAGCAGTCTGGACAGCCACATACAAACCTGATTCGAGATGGACAGTCACAGGCGGAGTCCGCTACGATATAGGCAACATCGACATCGAGGGGCATTTCGACCCTTATCTCGACGCTTATCTCAGGGAACACTCCACCATGAGCCCTGCCGAGATAGAAAGCTACAGTAATGTCAGCCGCGCGGTAGACCGCTCCATGGGTGATTATTCAGCCTCATTAGGCGCAATCTGGACCCCCCGGACCGGCCATACGGTCAAGCTGAACGTAGGAAGATGCTTCAGGCTTCCCGGCGCGAACGAACTTTCCGCCAATGGAGTGCACCACGGCACCTTCCGCCACGAGCAGGGTGACCCGAAGCTGAATCCGGAGCACGGATGGCAGGGGGACCTTTCCTACAGGATCGAATGGAGCGGTTTCCATGTAGAGGTATCAGGCTTCGCCAGCCTCTACGGGAACTATATCTATCTGGATCCTACTGGAGAATGGTCAGTCCTCCCCCATGCGGGCCAGATCTACAGATACAGCCAGACAGAAGCCGAATTCCTCGGGGGCGAAATCGACGCCGTCCTGCCGATATGCAACGGCCTCGACTACTCCCTCTCGGGAGAATACGTATACACATATAACCGCAATTCCAGCACGGCCCTCAGTTTCTCGCCGCCGGCGACGATTACCAACGCCATCACCTGGCACAACCGGATCGCCGACATAACCGCCGAAATGAGGACCATAGCTGCGCAGGACAGGGTATCCCACAATGAGCAGAAAACCCCGGGAGCGTCTGTCTTCGGAATAAGCGTAAACCGCGAGATCGGCTTCGGCCCCGTCGAGGCAGTCATTTCATTATCTGCCAATAATCTGTTGGATAAAAAATACTACAACCACTTGAGTTTCTACCGCAAGATCGAGGTCCCGGAACCCGGCAGGAACATCCAGTTATCAGTAAAATTCAGATTCAACAAAAACAATTATGAAAAGAATTAA
- a CDS encoding Uncharacterized membrane protein has product MAYTGEIISLVVAVSWTATALFTDAAGKRVRPIPLNLIRMLMSITLLALTLWVVLGSPYPVYADGKTWFWLAMSGLVGYVFGDFCLFSAYAVIGSRFGQLFMTLAPPVAGIAGMLFLGESLSLMSWLAMLVTVSGIGLSILNRGRNGRLSFKLPFKGILFGIGAGVGQGLGLVLSKVGMNYYTAALPTDAPAAMETIMPFASTFIRAVAGTVGFAALVALRRGFSAVGTGLRDGKAMKLILMATIFGPFVGVSLSLMAVNYTKAGIASTLMALTPVLIIWPYSIIFRQKVTFREVIGAVVSIVGVAMFFL; this is encoded by the coding sequence ATGGCATATACAGGTGAAATAATATCCTTGGTCGTTGCTGTATCGTGGACCGCGACCGCCCTTTTTACTGATGCAGCCGGAAAGAGGGTACGGCCGATTCCGCTCAACCTCATAAGGATGCTTATGTCGATAACTCTGCTGGCCCTTACTCTCTGGGTAGTGCTGGGATCCCCTTATCCTGTCTATGCGGACGGAAAGACATGGTTCTGGCTTGCCATGTCCGGGCTGGTCGGCTACGTCTTCGGAGATTTCTGTCTCTTCAGCGCTTATGCGGTCATAGGCTCCCGCTTCGGCCAGCTTTTCATGACCCTGGCACCTCCGGTCGCCGGAATCGCCGGGATGCTTTTTCTCGGAGAGTCGCTGTCGCTGATGTCATGGCTGGCGATGCTGGTCACTGTTTCAGGTATCGGGCTCTCTATCCTTAACAGAGGACGGAACGGACGTCTGTCGTTCAAGCTGCCGTTCAAGGGGATATTGTTCGGAATCGGAGCCGGTGTAGGCCAGGGCCTCGGGCTTGTCCTCAGCAAAGTCGGCATGAACTATTATACTGCCGCCCTGCCAACTGACGCTCCGGCGGCTATGGAGACCATAATGCCGTTTGCTTCGACATTTATCAGGGCCGTTGCCGGAACGGTCGGATTCGCGGCCCTGGTCGCCCTGCGCAGGGGATTCTCTGCTGTCGGCACCGGACTCAGGGACGGCAAGGCCATGAAACTTATTCTTATGGCAACGATTTTCGGACCGTTCGTGGGAGTGTCGCTGTCGCTGATGGCCGTCAATTATACAAAGGCCGGAATCGCGTCGACTCTGATGGCGCTGACTCCGGTCCTGATCATCTGGCCTTATTCGATAATCTTCCGTCAGAAAGTGACTTTCAGGGAAGTTATCGGGGCTGTCGTAAGTATCGTCGGTGTGGCGATGTTCTTCCTTTAG
- a CDS encoding CDP-alcohol phosphatidyltransferase produces the protein MERKQSERIQTSIINALEKKALVWMAGKMPAWVNSDMLTFTGVFGAVVIMTGYILSLVNLNFLWLASFGFVINWFGDSLDGTLARVRNQQRPLYGFFIDHNIDCINEALMFIGIGISPMVNMNVALMVLAAYLTLSVSVYINSHLKNEFRLTYAKMGPTELRIIVIILNTLYLYVTPLREFALDINILGRTRTFGIIDFVAIVILVGLTIAYLGSLVKDAKYYAKLDPLKKDNE, from the coding sequence ATGGAAAGAAAACAATCGGAAAGAATACAGACTTCTATTATAAATGCACTCGAGAAGAAAGCCCTCGTATGGATGGCGGGAAAGATGCCGGCATGGGTCAATTCGGACATGCTCACCTTCACAGGAGTATTCGGCGCAGTAGTCATCATGACAGGATATATACTGTCTCTTGTCAATCTCAATTTCCTCTGGCTAGCTTCATTTGGATTCGTCATCAACTGGTTCGGAGATTCGCTTGACGGGACTCTCGCCAGAGTCAGGAATCAGCAAAGGCCTCTCTACGGTTTCTTCATCGACCATAATATCGACTGTATCAATGAAGCCCTGATGTTCATAGGAATCGGTATCTCGCCGATGGTCAACATGAACGTCGCCCTCATGGTTCTGGCCGCATATCTGACGCTGTCCGTATCCGTCTATATCAATTCTCACCTGAAAAACGAGTTCAGACTCACCTATGCCAAGATGGGGCCTACCGAACTGAGAATAATAGTCATAATACTCAATACCCTCTACCTTTATGTCACCCCTCTCAGGGAGTTTGCTCTCGACATAAATATTCTGGGCAGGACAAGGACTTTCGGAATAATCGATTTCGTAGCCATCGTCATTCTCGTCGGCCTTACTATAGCATACCTCGGCAGCCTTGTCAAGGACGCCAAGTACTATGCCAAGCTTGACCCCCTGAAAAAGGATAATGAGTAG
- a CDS encoding Putative flippase GtrA (transmembrane translocase of bactoprenol-linked glucose), which yields MSRLRQLAIRLAGFSASTLAGTAVDMLVLWICSHFLFKGTYAGEYLLSPFISFEFAVLTNFVIAYYFVWKDRVSKRTVRSFFRHFGGYNLTSTGGFLVKMGILLLLQKMFGWNVLICNLAALCVSGGLNFALNEWVVFGKRKKKDNNGTA from the coding sequence ATGAGTAGACTCAGGCAACTCGCAATAAGACTCGCAGGCTTTTCTGCATCGACTCTCGCCGGCACCGCTGTGGACATGCTGGTGCTCTGGATATGTTCTCATTTCCTTTTCAAGGGAACATATGCCGGAGAGTACCTCCTGTCCCCATTCATTTCGTTCGAATTCGCGGTGCTTACCAACTTTGTGATCGCATACTATTTCGTCTGGAAGGACAGGGTTTCCAAAAGGACTGTAAGGTCCTTCTTCCGTCATTTCGGAGGATACAACCTTACCTCTACCGGAGGCTTTCTCGTAAAGATGGGAATACTTCTGCTCCTGCAGAAGATGTTCGGATGGAACGTCCTTATATGTAACCTCGCGGCTCTCTGCGTATCCGGAGGACTCAACTTTGCTCTTAACGAGTGGGTTGTCTTCGGCAAAAGAAAGAAAAAAGACAACAATGGCACTGCTTGA